In one window of Paraflavitalea soli DNA:
- a CDS encoding DMT family transporter — protein sequence MTEQEALLKADKSKGVLLFVAGLFFAVLWSSASTATKIGLLSAQPFVICIARFFLAGIVMLLIAHVLMGKRLPHGKEWKQLAIYGVLNISIYLGVYIVAMQEVSPGLGSLAIATNPVFISLMTSLLFRQRLKPITITSLLLCSTGVVLAAWPLMHQSMATPFGISLLMGSMLVYSIGVLYFSRQQWSDLHILTINGWQTLLGGIFLLPAAAITYNPAKNVWDRHFIGSVLWLAIPVSIVAVQLWLYLLRDNAVKASFWLFLCPVSGYIIANVLMKEPIGLYAMAGMLLVIAGLYLVQRKKTA from the coding sequence TTCTGCTGTTTGTAGCGGGCTTGTTCTTCGCCGTGTTGTGGTCATCTGCCTCCACCGCAACCAAGATAGGATTACTGTCTGCCCAGCCCTTTGTGATCTGTATTGCCCGCTTCTTCCTGGCAGGGATCGTGATGCTGCTCATCGCACATGTACTAATGGGCAAACGCTTGCCGCACGGTAAGGAATGGAAGCAGTTGGCTATATATGGCGTTTTGAATATTTCCATCTACCTGGGTGTCTATATAGTAGCCATGCAGGAGGTTTCGCCGGGACTGGGTTCCCTGGCCATCGCTACCAATCCGGTATTTATCAGCCTGATGACCTCCCTGTTGTTCCGCCAGCGTTTAAAACCCATTACTATTACCAGTTTATTGTTGTGCAGTACCGGCGTGGTATTGGCTGCCTGGCCCCTGATGCACCAGAGTATGGCTACTCCCTTTGGGATTAGTTTGCTGATGGGCAGTATGCTGGTGTATTCTATCGGCGTACTTTATTTTTCCCGCCAGCAATGGAGCGACCTGCATATATTAACCATCAATGGCTGGCAAACCTTGCTGGGTGGTATCTTTCTGCTGCCAGCTGCCGCCATCACTTATAACCCCGCTAAGAATGTATGGGATAGGCATTTTATAGGTTCTGTATTGTGGCTGGCCATACCCGTATCCATCGTGGCCGTACAACTTTGGCTGTACCTGTTGCGGGATAATGCGGTGAAAGCCTCCTTTTGGCTGTTCCTTTGCCCGGTGTCCGGGTATATTATTGCAAACGTATTGATGAAAGAACCTATTGGCCTTTACGCTATGGCAGGCATGCTGTTGGTTATTGCAGGTCTCTACCTGGTACAACGAAAAAAAACCGCCTGA